A region from the uncultured Holophaga sp. genome encodes:
- the hemG gene encoding protoporphyrinogen oxidase, with protein MSTLVIGAGISGLLSAWHLHRRGEAVEVWEAEAQVGGWMQTLSWPCPDGREGRVERGPQGLLVSPGSPTDQLFRELGLALRSPGRGARWVGRGDRLIPVPAHPMGLAFTPLMSLGTKLRMALEPFQPVRPAEPEEGLYDFIARRAGKGMADELLAPMVAGILAAPPRLLSVDAIPKLRQWESFGSLFNGVRKSGISHLMVPEGGMGSLPLRLASTLPTVRTGLRARRLEKRPGGWRVEADGEIRDVARVILALPAFEASALLAPHAEPSARALAAIPYTSVKLWHSRHQPLAPYRDGFGFLIDPEYGRPYLGTLVPSWIDPGSAPPDLMQLRSFIGDSALWDDPEPGQPKDWPWTEGHLKRWLPGLGPALQTREESSPDAIPRPEVGHRARVREALAGLPPGIEWASNARFGVGARDVIEGLPALFADQAPSH; from the coding sequence ATGAGCACCCTTGTGATCGGCGCCGGCATCTCCGGACTCCTCTCCGCCTGGCACCTCCACCGCCGGGGGGAAGCAGTGGAGGTCTGGGAGGCAGAAGCCCAGGTGGGCGGGTGGATGCAGACCCTGTCCTGGCCTTGCCCCGATGGTCGGGAGGGACGGGTGGAGCGGGGGCCCCAGGGGCTCCTGGTCTCCCCGGGAAGCCCCACTGACCAGCTCTTCCGGGAGCTGGGCCTCGCGCTCCGGAGCCCCGGCAGAGGCGCCCGCTGGGTGGGCCGGGGCGACCGCCTCATTCCGGTGCCCGCCCACCCCATGGGCCTGGCCTTCACGCCCCTCATGTCCCTGGGCACCAAGCTCCGCATGGCCCTGGAGCCCTTCCAGCCCGTGCGCCCCGCCGAGCCGGAGGAGGGGCTCTACGACTTCATCGCCCGCCGGGCAGGCAAGGGCATGGCGGACGAACTCCTGGCCCCCATGGTGGCGGGCATCCTGGCGGCCCCGCCCCGGCTGCTGAGCGTGGACGCCATCCCCAAGCTGAGGCAATGGGAGTCCTTCGGCAGCCTCTTCAATGGCGTCCGCAAGTCCGGTATCAGCCACCTCATGGTCCCGGAAGGGGGCATGGGCAGTCTGCCCCTGCGCCTGGCATCCACGCTGCCCACCGTGCGGACCGGGCTCCGGGCCCGCCGCCTTGAAAAGCGCCCCGGAGGCTGGCGGGTGGAGGCAGATGGGGAGATCCGGGACGTCGCCCGGGTCATCCTGGCTCTGCCTGCCTTCGAAGCCTCGGCCCTCCTGGCCCCCCACGCTGAACCCAGCGCCCGGGCCCTGGCCGCCATCCCCTACACCTCAGTCAAGCTCTGGCACAGCCGCCACCAGCCCCTGGCCCCTTACCGGGACGGCTTCGGCTTCCTCATTGACCCCGAATACGGACGCCCCTACCTGGGTACCCTGGTCCCCTCCTGGATCGACCCGGGCTCGGCCCCCCCCGACCTCATGCAATTGAGGAGCTTCATCGGCGACTCGGCCCTCTGGGACGACCCGGAGCCGGGACAGCCCAAGGACTGGCCCTGGACCGAGGGACACCTGAAGCGCTGGCTGCCTGGGCTCGGGCCGGCCCTCCAGACCCGGGAGGAGAGCAGCCCCGACGCCATCCCCCGGCCGGAAGTGGGCCACCGCGCCCGGGTCCGGGAGGCCCTGGCAGGCCTGCCCCCCGGCATCGAGTGGGCCAGCAATGCCCGCTTTGGCGTGGGCGCCCGGGATGTCATCGAGGGGCTTCCCGCACTCTTCGCGGATCAAGCCCCGTCCCATTGA
- a CDS encoding response regulator, protein MDPLAPTATLAAIVLAAVLAWAWRLRSAIRLAQRNHQLNRERLYKCLAGVQDLVCLLDTRGRFRFVNEHYARVLGYPEAEILGRLPSEIGMLPPGELEMIRSKLAEVLVLGSVPPVEHHLISRSGERHLFESRATVFTDPSRLSGLVVISRCIELQRQTEEQLHRTTALHKLLVDNSLIGLALTRQGRIQWVNPRLAALLHSTPAALQSLAVNDLMETSLGSPEAFRALAMPVLESGDWFDQEVEVFLKTGSSFWARIVARALDPSAPLEGVLFLVEDITARRQAEGVVRQAQKLESLGLLAGSIAHDFNNLLTAILGNLSLGQRHLPRNCPATDYLDRAEKTVLQASDLTRQMLAYSGRGHFVVRPHDLNQVVQEVARLLHATLSKKIHLCFDLAPGLPLFQADAAQIHQVILNLVTNAADAIGVVEGTITISTRVADLSPEETTRLSPGGNLRGGPSVILCVRDTGCGMSREVVERIFDPFFTTKARGRGLGLSAMQGILRGHHAGIRVLSEPGRGSCFEVYFPVDGEVLLQSPPEPELPEESFTGRVLLVDDEPLVLETAASTLKSLGFQVTLATDGLEALELFRETPEDFALVLMDITMPRMDGKEAFEAMRAIRADIPIILCSGYTDLDSIQQPLGSRQTEFLPKPYQMRDLQRVIRFCLA, encoded by the coding sequence ATGGATCCCCTCGCCCCCACCGCCACCCTCGCCGCCATCGTCCTGGCGGCGGTCCTGGCCTGGGCATGGCGCCTCAGGAGCGCCATCCGGCTGGCCCAGCGGAACCACCAGCTGAACCGGGAGCGGCTCTACAAGTGCCTGGCGGGAGTCCAGGACCTGGTCTGCTTGCTGGACACGAGAGGGCGCTTCCGTTTCGTGAACGAGCACTACGCGCGAGTGCTCGGCTACCCGGAAGCGGAGATCCTGGGGCGCCTGCCCTCCGAGATCGGGATGCTCCCCCCCGGGGAGCTGGAGATGATCCGGAGCAAGCTGGCCGAGGTCCTCGTCCTGGGCAGCGTGCCCCCGGTGGAGCATCATCTGATCTCCCGCAGCGGCGAGCGACACCTCTTCGAGAGCCGGGCCACGGTGTTCACCGACCCCAGCCGCCTCTCCGGCCTGGTGGTCATCTCGCGCTGCATCGAGCTCCAGCGGCAGACCGAGGAGCAGCTCCACCGGACCACCGCCCTGCATAAACTCCTGGTGGACAACTCCCTCATCGGGCTGGCCCTCACCCGCCAGGGGCGGATCCAGTGGGTGAACCCGCGACTCGCCGCCCTGCTCCACAGCACCCCGGCCGCCCTCCAGAGCCTGGCTGTGAACGACCTCATGGAGACCAGCCTGGGCAGCCCGGAGGCCTTCAGGGCCCTGGCCATGCCGGTACTGGAGAGTGGGGACTGGTTCGACCAGGAGGTGGAGGTCTTCCTCAAGACCGGCTCCAGCTTCTGGGCCCGGATCGTGGCCCGGGCCCTGGACCCCTCTGCCCCCCTCGAGGGGGTGCTCTTCCTGGTGGAGGACATCACCGCCCGCCGCCAGGCGGAAGGGGTGGTCCGGCAGGCCCAGAAGCTGGAGAGCCTGGGCCTCCTGGCGGGTAGCATCGCCCACGACTTCAACAACCTGCTCACCGCCATCCTGGGCAACCTCAGCCTGGGTCAAAGACACCTGCCCCGGAACTGCCCGGCCACCGACTACCTGGATCGAGCCGAGAAGACAGTGCTCCAGGCCTCGGACCTCACCCGCCAGATGCTGGCCTACTCAGGGCGGGGGCACTTCGTGGTCCGCCCCCACGACCTCAACCAGGTGGTCCAGGAGGTGGCCCGCCTGCTGCACGCCACCCTCTCCAAGAAGATCCACCTCTGTTTCGACCTGGCCCCGGGACTCCCCCTCTTCCAGGCCGATGCCGCCCAGATCCATCAAGTCATCCTCAACCTGGTGACCAATGCTGCGGATGCCATCGGCGTGGTGGAAGGGACGATCACCATCAGCACCCGCGTGGCGGACCTCTCCCCGGAGGAGACGACCCGCCTCTCCCCCGGGGGGAACCTGCGGGGTGGCCCCTCCGTCATCCTCTGCGTCCGCGACACCGGATGTGGCATGAGCCGGGAGGTGGTGGAGCGGATCTTCGACCCCTTCTTCACCACCAAGGCCAGGGGGCGGGGCCTGGGCCTCTCAGCCATGCAGGGGATCCTCCGGGGGCACCATGCCGGGATCCGGGTCCTGAGTGAACCCGGGAGGGGTTCCTGCTTCGAGGTCTACTTCCCCGTCGATGGAGAAGTCCTCCTCCAATCGCCCCCCGAGCCAGAGCTGCCGGAGGAGAGCTTCACAGGCAGGGTGCTCCTGGTGGATGACGAGCCCCTGGTCCTGGAGACCGCCGCATCAACCCTGAAGAGCCTGGGCTTCCAAGTCACCCTGGCCACGGACGGCCTGGAGGCCCTGGAGCTATTCAGGGAGACCCCAGAGGACTTCGCCCTGGTCCTGATGGACATCACCATGCCCCGCATGGACGGCAAGGAGGCCTTCGAGGCCATGCGGGCTATCCGGGCCGACATCCCCATCATCCTCTGCAGTGGGTACACCGACCTCGACTCCATCCAGCAGCCCCTGGGCTCAAGGCAGACCGAGTTCCTCCCCAAGCCCTACCAGATGAGGGATCTGCAGCGGGTCATCCGTTTCTGCCTCGCCTGA
- the murJ gene encoding murein biosynthesis integral membrane protein MurJ — translation MADASKSSVSHLRSAVVVGAMTLLSRISGMLQSRLLATFLGVGPAADAFFVAFRLPNLLRRFTAEGTMTSAFLPTLSETEAWEGQEAGVELAARFLGTLASVLLLICVLGIFLMGALTGLLMLGRLAPGSSVGTQLMALGQVLAGTRTAPPEVVLTTALGRIMFPYLALVSLTAGLSAVLNLKGRFGLPASVSTFWNLAFMAFGYGCMKWVPGAARDPRMASRFFAVAVLVGGVVQLFVLWPSFRSLGYRIKWGFHGRHPGVGKAFRRMAPGLLGTGIHPINVFVSTFLASRLAVGSQTVLFNSNMMGELVLGLFSASVATVSLPLMSRLVDAGDLDGLRESLSGALRGTAFLAIPASVGMAVLARPIIALIFQSGRFDTASVAWTGDTLAFQCVGLLFIATGRILAQSLYALKDYRNPALAALVSLGANILFSALLMGPLGTRGMALANALASLASLAVLVPCLAHRLPALPYRRVLGGWGVMIASSIPMGLAVWAGARLLGLGSFRGFWHLAERLLPLIAFGSLIYLGASLLLKVPEGRLTLDMALRKVRRGRNG, via the coding sequence ATGGCAGATGCATCGAAGTCCTCCGTTTCCCACCTCCGCTCGGCGGTGGTGGTGGGGGCCATGACCCTCCTCTCCCGGATCTCGGGCATGCTCCAGTCCCGGCTCCTGGCGACCTTCCTGGGGGTGGGGCCCGCTGCTGACGCCTTCTTCGTGGCCTTCCGCCTGCCCAATCTCCTGCGCCGCTTCACGGCGGAGGGGACCATGACCAGCGCCTTCCTGCCCACCCTCAGCGAGACGGAGGCCTGGGAGGGCCAGGAGGCCGGGGTGGAACTGGCCGCCCGCTTTCTGGGGACCCTGGCCTCGGTCCTGCTGCTCATCTGTGTCCTGGGGATCTTCCTCATGGGCGCGCTGACGGGCCTCCTCATGCTGGGGCGCCTGGCTCCGGGCTCCTCGGTGGGGACGCAGCTGATGGCCCTGGGCCAGGTGCTGGCCGGTACCCGGACGGCCCCCCCCGAGGTGGTCCTCACCACGGCCCTGGGGCGGATCATGTTCCCCTACCTGGCTCTGGTGAGCCTGACAGCGGGTCTTTCGGCCGTGCTGAACCTCAAGGGACGCTTCGGGCTGCCCGCCTCGGTCTCCACCTTCTGGAACCTGGCCTTCATGGCCTTCGGCTACGGGTGCATGAAGTGGGTGCCCGGGGCCGCCCGGGACCCCCGGATGGCCAGCCGCTTCTTCGCCGTTGCCGTGCTGGTGGGCGGGGTGGTGCAGCTCTTCGTCCTCTGGCCCTCCTTCCGCAGCCTGGGCTACCGCATCAAGTGGGGCTTCCACGGCCGGCATCCCGGGGTGGGCAAGGCCTTCCGGCGCATGGCTCCGGGGCTCCTCGGCACGGGGATCCACCCCATCAATGTCTTCGTCTCCACCTTCCTGGCCTCCCGGCTGGCCGTGGGCTCCCAGACCGTGCTCTTCAACTCCAACATGATGGGGGAACTGGTGCTGGGGCTCTTCTCTGCCAGTGTGGCCACTGTGAGCCTGCCCCTCATGAGCCGGTTGGTGGATGCCGGGGATCTGGATGGCCTGAGGGAGAGCCTCAGCGGTGCCCTGCGGGGAACGGCCTTCCTGGCCATCCCTGCCAGCGTGGGCATGGCGGTGCTGGCCCGGCCCATCATCGCCCTCATCTTCCAGAGCGGCCGCTTCGATACCGCCTCCGTGGCCTGGACCGGGGACACCCTCGCCTTCCAGTGCGTGGGACTCCTCTTCATCGCCACGGGACGGATCCTGGCCCAGTCCCTCTATGCCCTGAAGGACTACCGGAACCCGGCCCTGGCAGCCCTGGTGAGTCTGGGGGCCAACATCCTCTTCTCGGCGCTCCTCATGGGCCCCCTGGGCACCCGGGGCATGGCGCTGGCCAACGCCCTGGCCAGTTTGGCGAGCCTTGCGGTGCTGGTGCCCTGTCTGGCCCATCGGCTGCCCGCGCTGCCCTACCGGCGGGTCCTGGGGGGCTGGGGGGTCATGATCGCCTCCAGTATTCCCATGGGGTTGGCGGTCTGGGCTGGGGCCAGGCTCCTGGGGCTGGGTAGCTTCCGGGGCTTCTGGCACCTGGCCGAGCGCTTGCTGCCCCTCATCGCCTTCGGCTCCCTGATCTACCTGGGGGCCAGCCTTCTCCTGAAGGTCCCCGAGGGGCGCCTGACCCTGGACATGGCCCTCCGCAAGGTCAGGCGAGGCAGAAACGGATGA
- a CDS encoding UDP-2,3-diacylglucosamine diphosphatase gives MPRVRTIFLSDLHLGTRACQAERLLDFLKVYPAENLFLLGDIVDFWAMQRSQQWDATHNTVIQKLLKRARQGERVMVIPGNHDEALRDYCGSDFGGIRLEREHVYEHPDGRRFLLVHGDEFDHVTLYHKWVALLGDASYNALVRVNLWISWIRRQLGMRGHWSLAGFAKRKVKRALEYLFEFEGHVLKAARGRGLDGVICGHVHWARVREEGGLLYMNCGDWVDSCTALVEHLDGRFEIIEWGRAVTEEVAA, from the coding sequence ATGCCGCGCGTCCGCACCATCTTCCTCTCCGACCTCCACCTGGGCACCCGGGCCTGCCAGGCCGAGCGTCTGCTGGACTTCCTCAAGGTCTATCCCGCAGAGAACCTCTTCCTGCTGGGGGATATCGTCGACTTCTGGGCGATGCAGCGCTCCCAGCAGTGGGATGCCACTCACAACACGGTCATCCAGAAGCTCCTGAAGAGGGCCCGCCAGGGGGAGCGGGTGATGGTGATCCCCGGCAACCACGACGAGGCCCTGAGGGACTACTGCGGCAGCGACTTCGGCGGCATCCGCCTGGAGCGGGAGCATGTCTATGAGCACCCGGATGGCCGCCGATTCCTTCTGGTGCATGGTGACGAGTTCGACCACGTCACCCTCTACCACAAGTGGGTGGCCCTCCTGGGGGATGCCTCGTACAACGCCCTGGTGCGCGTTAACCTCTGGATCTCCTGGATTCGCCGACAGCTGGGCATGAGGGGGCACTGGTCCCTGGCGGGCTTCGCCAAGCGCAAGGTCAAGCGGGCCCTGGAGTATCTCTTCGAGTTCGAGGGCCATGTCCTGAAGGCGGCCCGGGGCCGCGGCCTGGACGGCGTGATCTGCGGGCATGTCCACTGGGCCCGCGTGCGGGAGGAGGGTGGCCTCCTCTACATGAACTGCGGGGACTGGGTGGACAGCTGCACGGCCCTGGTGGAGCACCTGGACGGGCGCTTCGAGATCATCGAGTGGGGCCGGGCCGTGACGGAGGAGGTGGCGGCATGA
- a CDS encoding glycosyltransferase: MKVLKVTDVYFPRMTGVCTAIQTYRSQLAAQGIETLLIAPDYGPAQDPPGTTRLPSFAAPFDHEDRLVRPGRFRRAALRLAEGCDLVHIHTPFSAHGAGLAAARRFGLPVVATYHTLFEEYLHLYARFLPRGFSRPLARHLSRRHCNQMDAVVVPSSAMAERLRSYGVTKPIHILPTGIPIERFARGDRRRFRAAQGIPEERPVALFLGRVAREKNLGFLLEAFRCALADCPELLLILAGEGPAEPELRSRIQSWGLEDSVRFLGNMDRVIALPDCLAGVDLFAFASKTETQGLVLLEAMAAGLPVVSLAEMGTRDILQPASGARVPEEDPTAFGSALAEVAQDQDLRSRMSEASRAWVGVWSDTALTARLADLYRKLIRERGERAALPGF, encoded by the coding sequence ATGAAGGTCCTCAAGGTCACGGATGTCTACTTCCCCCGCATGACGGGTGTCTGCACCGCCATCCAGACCTATCGGAGCCAGCTGGCGGCCCAGGGCATCGAGACCCTGCTCATCGCCCCGGACTATGGCCCGGCCCAGGATCCTCCGGGTACCACCCGCCTGCCCTCCTTCGCCGCGCCCTTCGACCATGAGGACCGCCTCGTACGTCCGGGTCGCTTCCGCCGGGCGGCCCTCCGGCTGGCGGAGGGCTGCGACCTCGTTCACATCCATACCCCCTTCTCGGCCCACGGCGCGGGACTTGCCGCCGCCCGGCGCTTCGGCCTGCCCGTGGTGGCCACCTACCACACCCTCTTCGAGGAATACCTCCACCTCTATGCCCGCTTCCTGCCCCGGGGCTTCAGCCGCCCCCTGGCCCGGCATCTCTCCCGTCGGCACTGCAACCAGATGGATGCGGTGGTGGTGCCCTCCTCGGCCATGGCGGAGCGGCTCCGGTCCTACGGCGTCACGAAGCCCATCCACATACTGCCCACGGGTATCCCCATTGAACGCTTCGCCCGGGGCGACCGCAGGCGCTTCCGGGCCGCCCAGGGCATCCCCGAGGAGCGACCTGTGGCCCTCTTCCTGGGACGCGTCGCCCGGGAGAAGAATCTGGGCTTTCTCCTGGAGGCCTTCCGCTGTGCATTGGCGGACTGCCCGGAACTGCTGCTCATCCTGGCCGGAGAGGGACCCGCCGAGCCCGAGCTCCGCAGCCGCATCCAGAGCTGGGGGCTGGAGGACTCGGTGCGATTCCTGGGCAACATGGACCGGGTCATCGCCCTGCCGGACTGCCTGGCGGGCGTGGATCTCTTCGCCTTCGCCTCCAAGACCGAGACCCAGGGTCTGGTCCTGCTGGAGGCCATGGCCGCGGGACTCCCAGTGGTCTCCCTCGCCGAGATGGGCACCCGGGACATCCTCCAGCCAGCCTCAGGGGCCCGGGTACCAGAGGAGGACCCCACAGCCTTCGGCAGCGCCCTGGCCGAGGTGGCGCAGGACCAGGATCTGCGGAGCCGCATGTCCGAAGCCTCCCGGGCCTGGGTGGGCGTATGGTCCGACACGGCCCTCACAGCCCGCCTCGCAGATCTCTACCGGAAGCTGATCCGGGAGAGAGGGGAACGGGCTGCCTTGCCTGGATTCTGA
- a CDS encoding alpha/beta hydrolase, protein MDTKPALLTYGDHPAQFLQIWPPQGPPTGAILVIHGGLWQARYDLGYMEALCVDLAARGLVAVNLEYRRLGHPGGGWPGTYQDVLAGLAAAQQACPGLPWRVLGHSAGGQLALRLAADCPDLEAVLALAPVSALRWEGQPPLCREAIADFLGGTRDSRWDTYEEADPLAHPCKVPTLLAHGTADHMVPVGMSRHFKERWRSGGGAVELLELPGVDHFRLVDPLSAAWQEIAGHVVATPQH, encoded by the coding sequence ATGGATACCAAGCCCGCCCTCTTGACCTATGGGGACCACCCGGCCCAGTTCCTCCAGATCTGGCCTCCCCAGGGTCCCCCGACCGGGGCCATCCTGGTGATTCATGGGGGCCTCTGGCAGGCCCGCTATGACTTGGGTTACATGGAAGCCCTCTGTGTGGACCTCGCGGCAAGGGGCCTGGTTGCCGTGAATCTGGAGTACCGCCGGCTCGGCCACCCGGGAGGCGGCTGGCCCGGCACCTACCAGGATGTCCTGGCTGGCCTGGCTGCCGCCCAGCAGGCCTGCCCTGGCCTCCCCTGGCGCGTGCTCGGGCACTCCGCCGGGGGGCAACTGGCCCTCCGCCTCGCAGCGGACTGCCCGGATCTGGAGGCTGTCTTGGCCCTGGCACCGGTCTCGGCCCTCCGCTGGGAGGGACAGCCCCCCCTCTGCCGGGAGGCGATTGCAGACTTCCTTGGGGGGACACGGGATAGCCGATGGGATACCTATGAGGAGGCGGATCCCCTGGCGCACCCTTGCAAAGTGCCCACGCTGCTCGCCCATGGCACCGCTGACCACATGGTGCCGGTGGGCATGAGCCGGCATTTCAAGGAGAGGTGGAGAAGCGGCGGGGGAGCGGTGGAACTCCTTGAACTCCCTGGCGTGGACCATTTCCGCCTGGTGGATCCCCTGTCGGCAGCTTGGCAGGAGATCGCGGGGCACGTGGTCGCCACACCACAACACTGA